Genomic DNA from Thermodesulfovibrionales bacterium:
CTCGAAAATAGCGATGATTACAAGAAGAAGCTTGAGGACTTCAAGAAACTCACCCTCATCGGCACTCTGCTCCAGAAAGAGGTGGAGGAGAAGGCTAAGGTGAGTGACAAAGAAGTAAGAGACTATTATGATGCACACAAGAATGAGCTCACCGCAAACAACCAGGTAAGGGCGAGTCACATCCTTGTGAAGACCGAGGATGAAGCGAATAAGATCATGGAACAGCTCAAGAAGGGCGCTGACTTTGCAAAGCTCGCCAAGGAGAAATCCATTGACAAAGGCTCTGCCGCTAACGGCGGAGATCTCGGCTACTTCTCGAGGGGCCAGATGGTGCCGGAATTTGAGAAAGCTGCCTTCGCCTTAAAAAAGGGGGAGATCGGCGGACCTCTCAAGACTCAGTACGGTTACCATATTATAAAGGTGACGG
This window encodes:
- a CDS encoding peptidylprolyl isomerase; its protein translation is MKRILSVVLILSIAFIFACTKAPEGQKAPVSGYLAKVGSATITPDDLSREMKGLPEQIQKMFAGPAGTEKFVDELVKKEMLYQEAKKKGLENSDDYKKKLEDFKKLTLIGTLLQKEVEEKAKVSDKEVRDYYDAHKNELTANNQVRASHILVKTEDEANKIMEQLKKGADFAKLAKEKSIDKGSAANGGDLGYFSRGQMVPEFEKAAFALKKGEIGGPLKTQYGYHIIKVT